From Anopheles darlingi chromosome 2, idAnoDarlMG_H_01, whole genome shotgun sequence, the proteins below share one genomic window:
- the LOC125959296 gene encoding uncharacterized protein LOC125959296, which yields MTFGGSMVWERCYLFNSYCSKGRTRTIRNLYGQRCANRLETALDTTLRRSQQRSGSSSLIDFSDSGPQRQSLFGAGPQRSPFSTASNSNFDEDIQQIVTDYKQKYGGHGNAVPPGLPFYATTVPPSLLSAAQVEVANLKVRIPQNHQWVVVDRCQFIEHNRTLDTKLEFPDLQISGRVIMHPSGGRCDMILRLRRAGIEFRTIPLLPSGIGERSRQANVRTDSHFSEPGFISVFAHSCEGPTGIKYRINSKRRHFLNRQPTGSSYYGHDRRRSLDYVDDDLMSNDGKGDILKLNDGDSLFLSPSTLVDIEGDRGDLEQESSSEFDPHSRTFFAERNPYSYSSYGAPNGNAGYGYAVTPPTPEKGWQNVETNEALDDAYSNEIDNLFSKGVRGLLTTYMQKALQPAIKETLMESMGYTLSYG from the exons ATGACTTTCGGTGGAAGCATGGTTTGGGAACGGTGTTAT TTATTTAATTCTTATTGCTCCAAAGGACGAACCCGAACAATTCGAAATCTGTACGGACAACGGTGCGCCAATCGATTGGAAACAGCCTTAGATACAACGCTTCGTCGTAGTCAGCAACGTTCAGGTTCTAGT TCTCTTATAGATTTCTCGGATAGTGGACCTCAAAGACAATCACTATTTGGGGCGGGACCTCAGCGATCACCGTTCAGCACAGCCAGTAACAGTAACTTTGACGAGGACATCCAACAAATTGTTACAGATTACAAGCAAAAGTATGGTGGACATGGCAATGCCGTTCCTCCCGGACTGCCATTCTACGCAACGACTGTCCCCCCGAGTCTACTCTCGGCGGCTCAAGTTGAGGTGGCTAATCTGAAGGTTAGAATCCCTCAGAATCACCAGTGGGTCGTGGTCGACCGGTGCCAGTTCATCGAGCATAATCGCACTCTAGATACGAAGCTTGAGTTTCCAGACCTACAGATCAGTGGACGTGTGATAATGCATCCATCGGGAGGACGTTGCGATATGATCCTCCGATTGCGACGAGCGGGCATCGAGTTCCGAACCATTCCATTGTTGCCTTCTGGGATAGGCGAACGTAGTAGACAGGCCAATGTTCGCACAGATTCTCACTTTTCTGAGCCAGGATTCATTTCCGTGTTCGCGCATAGCTGCGAAGGACCGACCGGGATCAAGTATCGTATCAATTCCAAACGACGCCATTTTCTAAATCGTCAACCAACGGGATCGTCCTACTATGGCCATGATCGGCGAAGATCATTAGATTACGTCGACGATGATCTTATGAGCAACGACGGTAAGGGCGATATACTGAAACTCAACGATGGCGACTCTCTGTTCCTATCACCCTCCACGCTGGTCGATATCGAAGGCGATCGTGGCGACTTAGAACAGGAATCGTCCAGTGAGTTCGATCCACACAGCAGAACGTTCTTTGCCGAGCGTAATCCGTACTCATACTCATCGTATGGAGCACCCAATGGGAATGCTGGATACGGCTACGCAGTAACTCCACCAACGCCGGAGAAAGGCTGGCAAAATGTGGAAACCAACGAGGCCCTCGACGATGCGTATTCGAATGAAATTGATAACTTATTTTCCAAAGGCGTGAGAGGGCTTCTGACGACTTACATGCAAAAAGCATTACAACCTGCGATTAAGGAAACCTTAATGGAAAGTATGGGCTATACATTGTCGTACGGCTAA